tacgacataacttCTTAAgttatttccgaaaaatatcattgtaaaaaaagtaccaaaaacctgcagttttaattccataacttttcaggcaaacatccgatttcaaaatggcatatctttaaagtattggggcttcagtctctaaaactctgcgtttaaaaattggtttgttatttcgggtcgattttttgtcatttttatgatgtaacccttttctaaatctccgaaaaaatcgtcttggCAGAAAAGtaaccaaaaacctgcagttctaaatccataacttttctttcacgctTTTTCTTTCAAACGGACTCACAGAAGAACGGAccgacggacatggctagatcgactcctctagtgatgctgatcaagaaatGTCTCCTTAACGGCGTTGCAAAACTCTGACTGAATTTATAAtaacctctgcaagggtacaaaaacctttttgcaacatttaattgaaaacatttaccATTTGTATGGAATGTGTCAcagaaaagtatttaatttgtatactaGTACTGGGATCTTAAATTCCTtaaccttttatttatttgaagaaTCAAATCGTTTTCCGTAGTTATGGGGCATTGTTATTAAAGGCAGACCCAAACTTAATTAGCCCAACAAGAAATTCTCTTTCTTTCCCACTCACCCTCTGTGTTGTGGTCTACGCCTCTGTAGATGATtctgggggcgtggcagccacTGTCTGGCTGGTTTCTTGAACCGCGTCAAAGACAGTAAATTGGAGTGCAAAAAGTGGAAGCTTTCTTTTCGCTCCGCTTCTGAGTCATCTTTTGTTTGTGTTAATTTCCTGTGGTGGGAAAAAACGGAACAAGaaagaaattgaaatataattaaattttcacacAACGACAGGCTTTTAACTAAAACAGAATGCACTTCttaagtgaaaaataaagGAGTGGTCTCACTTTGGggaaacataaatatatatagtctTTTAGCAAAGCTTTTAACGTTATAACAATTTGTTACTTGAATTTTGAGTTTTCGCGACCTGTCCGTTGCACAATGCCTTTTGATTAAAAGTAGCCCGGATTGATGGCTGAAAAGTCGCGAGATTCGTTGCCTTCAGTCTATGACAATCAAAGTCGAGCATGCCTCACAATTGACAAGAAATCGAGAGGACGCGGGACAGTGGactggagtggagtggagtggagtgtgTGCCCCAGAAAACGTTGGCAtcgttttcagtttttgtcgGCGCGTACAAATTtctaatttcattaaaatttgttcaaaggGCTGATGGCGAAAGGCGGGTGTTGGATGGTTGGATGTTGCAGCCCAGACGTTGACAGACACAAATCGACACAATAGACGTCAAACGCAGGCGTGTGGAGGTGGGCGTGGCGGTGGGCGGGCGTTTTTGGGAGGGGCAGCTTTTGGCAATCAAAGAGCTCCGATCAAAGtggaaaatcgattttaattgcaatcTAGGCGCAAAGCCTCGGCGCTCGATTAGCggtgagtgtgtgagtgtttgaCGACCAATGGGCAttaagtgggcgtggcaggtcAGCCCTTGGTCCGGAGTCTGctattttcccctttttctcGTATTGATATATGGACTGCGATTTTTGATGCTGTCTGTGATTTTTTTACATGTTTTGGCAGCCACGTTAAACTTTGAGATTTgagatattattatttttccttctttttgtccaaaatgaaatatgaaatatgaGTTTTTTCGCTTAATAATGACTAATGATGGGAACGAAGATTTCGTCTTAAAATGTGGACGTTGGACTGATATAGATAAAgtttagaaaattaataacaaaattcagttttatatcaaaaataaacaatagaaccttaagtataaaattcaGTAATAGTTGTTAcagaaataaatcaaaaaattgtatatatatattttaaattatagaaCAGCATTGTTTAATCTTACGAAATTGAATTCTATCCAAAATTCTCAAAACTTTTGCCCATAGTGCACTGGGAATGAGTTCGAAACACCCATGAGATTTGTTTCAGTCGAGGTGTCAGTGCTTTTGCCTACACAACGACTGCCTCCAAATCAGTCTTCCCAACAGCTTCAAAGCGAGCacatcaaaaatcaaaaatgaagCGAGAGTAATAGTGTTCAAGCGAAAGTTTTCTTAATTCGCTTTACCATTTTGACCTCAAAATTGACTCGTTCTAATCAACTGACCACACCGTTCTTTCCCCTCGGAATAGTTCCAATCACAATCGATCAAAATTACGATGCTGTCGAAGAGTAAGACGCTGTGTTCAATGTCGCATGTGCTGCAAAAGCAAGTGTCCGGCATGTTATTGTCCTGTCGCCAGTTCAACAAGGAGTCCGAGGGCAGTCTGTACTCGCAGGATGGCTGGGAGAATGGCCTCCCGAAGATACCAACCGAGCCGCGCAAGGACCTCAAGCCAAGGGAGCCGAAGGACAGGACCAAGGTGTACGATGCCTGCTGGCAGTCGATGCGCCGCACCGAGTACAAGTGTAGGTCGGATCCCGAGTTCAATGTGCACGCCTTCATAGATGCCCGCAAGCACTGCCTGGCGGATCCCTGCGCCAGCGATGTCCTGTCCCTGGACCTCACCCACTACAAGCCCTCGGATATGGGCAATCGCTGCTATCCGCGCACCTGGTCCGAGTGCGTGGTCAAGCGGCGCAAGCGCAAGGCCCATTGTGTTCCCTCACCACCGCCGATGCCGCGGCGCCAGCGCAAGGACCACAAGGCCTGCTGCCCCGATATGTGCGTTCTGGGCCGGCTGGACCTCAAGCTCACCGAGCCCTGCCAACTGATGAAGACGACCGCCTGTCCGCGCTTCAAGATGCCCAACTGCTGTGTGGCCGCCCGCAATCCGCCCAAGTgccgtcgtcccttcagacgATGTGGCAGCCGGCGAAAGACCAAGTATCCCAGTTTCTCCGAGTGCTGCAAGGACCCTTTCCCGGATGCCCGGCCCATCGAGTGCAACTGCCTGCTCCGGCCGGCCATCTGTGACATGTGGCGGTACTATCGCCGAAGGAATAGCTAGTCAAACCTTCGGTTTACCACTTCCTTGATACCGAATTGGACATTTTTCCATCGGCATTCCGCTTTTATTTAGTTCTGACTATGAAAATTGTTTCGTTCAGATGCCTACCGCTGACTTCAAGATCTGagccttaaaaataaaagcgtgTTATACTTCCATCCACCAAGgaaaaattttctaaaattttcaCGTTCTGCAGCtattttgatttcaataaaataaactgtcAAATTGATTTAAGATCAAGTAGATTTTTTGCGTTGCTTAAGCCTTATTTGTATCGGagccagaaaaaaataatcattcttaatattcattaattaaaataaattttcaagcaAGTAACGATGTAACATTTCCATTTAGGCATTTCCCAAAAATCAGTTTCAGACAATTACCgatgcattttttttcagataaGTAATACAACCATTCATTTGACTTTTACGTGTAGGTGTAAATTGATGTGATTCTGCTAAAGACATTTGGTAGCCGCCTGGTCTGACATGCTCGCAAAATTGCAATATGCAACAGCCCGTGCGCGAATCTGTATCTGCAGATTGTCCGAAATGGTTACAATGCCCGGGAAATAACCAAATTCCATTACACAGATACAAATCAAATTGGCAAAAGGCATTGAAAGGGATCTAACGAGGGTTGGCTGGAAGTGGGGAGAATatgcaaaaatcaaattacCAGAACTTGAGAAATCGCAGACATCAGAGACCCATAAATCAGTGAGCGAAAGGAGGGAAATCGAAACGTACATTTATAAGAAATTGTTACCGCTAGTTAACGGTTTATTGATGCGTCGCTTTTGGCTGAATTTATTGGCCTGGTCGTTGGTCTTTCGATTCCTCACGCAAATGCAAAATGGCCAAATCCGAACAGGAGAAAAATCGTGCAAAAGCTCTGAATTGATTTGGCTCTTAGGCGCCTCATTCAAATGGCCAACTGATTTGCCAACTCTTTGCATACAGCTTTTGATTCCAATGCCAGGAAAAACTGAAattcttaataatatttgtaaggATTGGTGCGGGAAAAGCTCAATttattagaaattaaatttgtcaaATAAGCCTTTATTTTACTAGCGGAGATTAAAATAGTAGGAATTGTTTGtgtaaaaacatatttttgataaaCCTTTAAGCTCTAAACATTACCttagattttttatatatttttgatttacgtTAATTGATTTACTTTTCAcgactattaaaataaaattcaaaaataccaatttttgtcttctgtttttttttttgtacaagaAAGTTTCTCTTAGCagtagcaaataaaatacctttcaattgatttgtttGCAGTTTGGAACATATGTATATGGATTAGTGATATACAACTTAGATTGTGCACATCTCAGAGCACTCTTCTTCCATAATCACAAAGTTTTGGACACTGCCAAGATAAAATTTCCCAGTTCGTAAGCAACTTGCCAACTTATTTCCCCTCAGGAATCGCCGATGTCCGACAGCCCTGGTATTTTCTTTGACTCATTGACGATTTCGAGCTCGGTGGACGATGAAGTGACCAAGGGGACCAAGTTGCATCTGCCCAGCTACGCCGATCGATACACGGACATCCCTCGTCTCATCCGCTTGAAGTTCATAGCCCAGGTGTGTCCGCAACTGAGGGTTCCTGCCCTCGAACTGGCCATCGATCATGTGAAGACCACTTACAATGTCAAGCTGTACGACGAGCTCTACAAGACGCTCTGTGTTGAGGTGGACAGGAATTCTCTTAAACGGCTGGAGGCGAACGGAGAAGAGTGTCGTGCCCCAAATGGCAACGAGGCCAGCACTTCGAGTGGTAGGGGGCGAATCGCTGTACCCTACGACTCCTATTGGGTGGAGGACAACACCATGGAGGCAACTCTGATGCTGCAGGAACTGGATGCCGAGCTGAATTTCAAGAAATCAAATTCGGGCAGCGCCAATGTGCGACGCATTCTGGAGGAGATCGGGGATCATTATGAGAAAAGTGGCAACCTGCAGATGGCAGTCAAGTTCTACGCTCGAGCCAGGCCCTACTGTACCAGCAGCGACAACGTGATCATCATGTTCCGCAATCTGATCAGGGTGTCCATTTACATGGAGAACTGGTGGCACGTACTGACCTACGTCGACGAGGCCAAACAGTATGCCTTTGGCTTCGAGAACCTGGCACGGGATGTTCCGGCTCGCTTAAGCTGTGCCGCCGGCTTGGCCAATATGGGCCTTAAGATCTACAAGTCCGCCGCCCAGTATTTCCTGAACACTCCATTCGGGCGCTATGACTACGACAAAATCGTGGCCCCCGAGGATGTGGGCTACTGTGCCGGACTCTGCGCCCTAGCCACTTTCGATCGGGAGAAATTACAGCTGCGCGCCATCAACTCCGAGCCGTTTAAGCCCTTTTTCCAACTCTCGCCAAAGATGTGGaccattttggccaagttcTGCGAGGGCCAGTTTGACATTTGTGCGCAACTTCTGCGCGAAATCGAGGCTCATGTCCGTCTGGATGTCTATCTGTCGCCCCATGTGGACACGCTATACGATATGATCATGGGCAGACTGCTGAAGAAGAGGGACAGGAAAATAATGACAGACTCTGTGAAAAGGTATACGTCGtgattatttattaagaaatacTCAAACTTACAATCTATTTACTCCATTTGAGACCGATTCAGGCCAtaattttgcaataaaaaGTCTTCAAAAAAATAGCTTGAGTCATTTACTGCTGGTagaattttacttaaaatttaattgcttaaaaaagagtaaatttgttttgttataaaaCTGATTTCTctgttatctttttttttttttaatttttataacagCAT
This genomic stretch from Drosophila gunungcola strain Sukarami unplaced genomic scaffold, Dgunungcola_SK_2 000001F, whole genome shotgun sequence harbors:
- the LOC128263050 gene encoding uncharacterized protein LOC128263050, with protein sequence MLSKSKTLCSMSHVLQKQVSGMLLSCRQFNKESEGSLYSQDGWENGLPKIPTEPRKDLKPREPKDRTKVYDACWQSMRRTEYKCRSDPEFNVHAFIDARKHCLADPCASDVLSLDLTHYKPSDMGNRCYPRTWSECVVKRRKRKAHCVPSPPPMPRRQRKDHKACCPDMCVLGRLDLKLTEPCQLMKTTACPRFKMPNCCVAARNPPKCRRPFRRCGSRRKTKYPSFSECCKDPFPDARPIECNCLLRPAICDMWRYYRRRNS
- the LOC128263040 gene encoding COP9 signalosome complex subunit 1, which translates into the protein MSDSPGIFFDSLTISSSVDDEVTKGTKLHLPSYADRYTDIPRLIRLKFIAQVCPQLRVPALELAIDHVKTTYNVKLYDELYKTLCVEVDRNSLKRLEANGEECRAPNGNEASTSSGRGRIAVPYDSYWVEDNTMEATLMLQELDAELNFKKSNSGSANVRRILEEIGDHYEKSGNLQMAVKFYARARPYCTSSDNVIIMFRNLIRVSIYMENWWHVLTYVDEAKQYAFGFENLARDVPARLSCAAGLANMGLKIYKSAAQYFLNTPFGRYDYDKIVAPEDVGYCAGLCALATFDREKLQLRAINSEPFKPFFQLSPKMWTILAKFCEGQFDICAQLLREIEAHVRLDVYLSPHVDTLYDMIMGRLLKKRDRKIMTDSVKRYTS